A genomic stretch from Penicillium digitatum chromosome 4, complete sequence includes:
- a CDS encoding reverse transcriptase: MDDDIRIIKQRTYPTQQLYKVLWLGIPYGYRIFRSLSPWVTSGRRLTTPLAPMQGTQQDVPQGPSSNITLSRAELHEILDDALTRARTREVDNVRAIVDEVITARRDDIRGPPGRDGQDAPHSTAHWKTDDVGYFTPDPTSDVHVRTLRGTMYYTNVYAFINLLKALIPLKSEEVVRANLPSCLREAAARWYSAELRFKPRATEAIVKVMAPSSVYSWRDVRAGRSVTEWAQNMLRDAQAAEITGTTTVLRLVWTRLEPALQRDIREPSPATTISQFMADLDLRYGQCPNQFVIKLMWNSIPNVQRQSQQRFPRNAYQPPSNVPQTQAQRTSYVPPQQQQPQGAYQPRQQQPQGQTNQAGQLVLSDKPWNQAGYSNTGYVARQPRARPAAAYQAEPQEVAPPDESLPAFYDGQHFYDPHTDAYYVDEEYNSYAEYPEEDPQAYWQAPPFQDNEDNEDDHDQPCYSVTEDLTPTTTYPKPDCTNGPVDLVHVATISRGQNKVACRSIMNNNPTAYALIYQTKAKKDLAYARLQDLDGFRERICDTANDFPCTAFPDNRPYDHTWQTVPEPSFDGQAFTYGRPFPNQDPPAQHAAKLKLIPWEDIYEILDSFGNPTARQRRRARREKEREENITQIDGAPDLVGPVISLLLAVEALWQYVGTSTNLTRITSLDHAGLIDFRARFVEGDPRVVRAMREGLGTSLNAVRDAIAFAEGLMLVDRCFETMKDETIEAEVGAIATLVRPPPQTPLSPHDQLAMDF, encoded by the exons atggatgatgacatacgtattattaagcagcgtacttatcctacgcaacaactctata AGGTCCTCTGGTTAGGCATACCATACGGTTACCGAATTTTCCGGTCGCTAAGCCCCTGGGTTACCAGCGGTAGAAGG CTCACTACCCCACTAGCCCCAATGCAGGGCACACAGCAGGACGTCCCGCAGGGACCTTCGTCCAATATCACCCTGTCGAGGGCTGAACTGCATGAAATCCTTGATGACGCGCTTACTCGAGCTCGTACACGCGAGGTCGACAACGTTCGAGCAATAGTTGACGAAGTCATCACGGCGCGTCGTGACGATATCCGCGGGCCACCGGGTCGAGACGGACAGGATGCACCACATAGCACCGCGCACTGGAAGACGGACGACGTAGGTTACTTCACACCTGACCCTACGTCAGACGTACATGTACGCACTCTTCGGGGAACCATGTACTACACGAATGTTTATGCCTTCATCAACCTGCTAaaggcattgatcccgttgaAATCTGAGGAAGTGGTCCGAGCGAACCTACCATCGTGCCTGCGGGAGGCAGCAGCTCGATGGTACAGCGCGGAGCT ACGGTTCAAGCCGCGCGCCACAGAGGCGATCGTCAAAGTGATGGCACCGTCATCAGTCTACTCCTGGCGGGACGTACGCGCAGGGCGCAGTGTTACAGAATGGGCCCAAAACATGTTACGAGACGCCCAAGCAGCCGAGATAACAGGTACTACAACAGTGCTCCGCCTAGTGTGGACGCGTCTTGAACCAGCACTTCAGCGTGACATACGGGAACCCAGCCCAGCTACCACGATCTCGCAGTTCATGGCAGACTTAGATTTGCGTTATGGACAGTG CCCCAATCAGTTCGTTATCAAG CTTATGTGGAATTCGATTCCTAACGTACAACGTCAATCACAGCAGCGGTTCCCTAGGAACGCTTACCAGCCACCGTCAAATGTTCCTCAAACCCAGGCTCAGCGTACGTCTTACGTAccgcctcagcagcaacaaccaCAAGGAGCCTACCAGCCGCGTCAGCAGCAGCCTCAGGGCCAGACCAACCAAGCCGGCCAGCTCGTGCTCTCTGACAAGCCGTGGAATCAAGCCGGTTACTCCAACACAGGCTACGTAGCGCGGCAGCCACGCGCTCGGCCAGCCGCAGCATACCAAGCGGAGCCACAAGAAGTTGCTCCTCCCGACGAGAGCTTGCCAGCGTTTTACGACGGCCAGCACTTCTATGACCCCCACACTGACGCGTATTACGTAGATGAGGAATACAACAGCTATGCGGAGTACCCTGAGGAGGATCCTCAAGCGTACTGGCAGGCCCCTCCTTTTCAGGACAACGAGGACAACGAGGACGACCATGACCAACCATGTTACTCCGTGACAGAGGATCTCACACCTACCACTACCTACCCAAAGCCCGACTGTACAAACGGGCCGGTTGACCTAGTCCATGTTGCCACTATCAGCCGCGGCCAAAATAAGGTGGCGTGCCGATCTATCATGAACAACAATCCGACGGCGTACGCCTTAATCTACCAGACTAAGGCAAAGAAAGACCTAGCATACGCCCGTCTGCAGGACCTCGACGGCTTCCGCGAACGTATCTGTGACACAGCTAACGACTTCCCCTGTACTGCCTTCCCCGATAACAGACCATACGACCATACCTGGCAAACTGTTCCGGAGCCAAGCTTCGACGGTCAGGCTTTCACCTACGGAAGACCATTCCCAAACCAAGACCCCCCAGCACAGCACGCAGCCAAGCTCAAGCTTATCCCATGGGAAGACATTTACGAGATCCTCGACTCATTCGGCAACCCTACTGCTCGTCAACGACGACGCGCCCGCCGCgaaaaggagagagaggagaatATTAC CCAAATCGATGGCGCCCCCGACCTCGTCGGCCCAGTCATATCTCTGCTGCTAGCTGTCGAGGCACTATGGCAATACGTTGGTACTAGTACAAATCTTACGCGGATTACTTCCCTTGACCACGCTGGACTGATCGATTTCCGCGCCCGCTTCGTTGAAGGGGACCCGCGCGTGGTACGCGCGATGCGGGAAGGGCTCGGAACTTCCCTTAACGCCGTTCGTGATGCCATTGCTTTTGCTGAGGGCCTCATGCTTGTCGACCGATGCTTTGAAACTATGAAGGATGAGACAATTGAGGCGGAAGTGGGGGCAATTGCTACCTTGGTCCGGCCGCCACCACAGACGCCCCTTTCCCCGCACGACCAGCTTGCAATGGACTTTTAG
- a CDS encoding Aminoglycoside phosphotransferase, which produces MQARMCFDDVAWERSEAIQDAWVHELFNKETLMAIGQFVLKYRRGVPIELCDPKAGAFNVSFRMKFQDGGSAIIRFPKPGATMFPDEKVRNEVDIIRYIQQHTTIPVPFVLHWGTKEENPLGLGPFIIMEYIDHVMDLSDVLNTPGFTIKDRPILDPHVDDAKLEILYGQFADILLQLSTLRLPRIGSLVQTDDFTWEVAQRPLSYNANELVRLGTLPRSKLPRVNETFPSALSYFNTLADLHLDHLTHQQNDAIDSADDCRRRYIARLLFRKLANDGRFTTSSTNLGPFNIWCDDLRPSNVLINEHLRIVGVVDWEFTYAAPVEFSHAPPWWLLLEQPEYWSDGMEAWTKVYESRLQTFLKVLREQEDMAIDRGRLKDDQRLSTPMQQSWESGDFWVTYAARKNFAFDAVFWKKLDGRFFGPGTSTDDDRWKERIDLLTEDERANMAKVVEKKLEETKTRVLAWEPDEVDLKISG; this is translated from the coding sequence ATGCAGGCTCGCATGTGCTTCGACGATGTCGCGTGGGAACGGAGTGAGGCCATTCAAGACGCCTGGGTACACGAATTATTCAATAAAGAGACTTTGATGGCTATAGGTCAATTTGTCCTGAAATATCGAAGAGGGGTGCCTATTGAGCTGTGTGATCCAAAAGCTGGGGCGTTCAATGTGTCGTTCAGAATGAAGTTTCAGGACGGCGGTTCTGCAATCATTCGATTTCCCAAACCCGGTGCTACGATGTTTCCCGATGAGAAGGTGCGCAATGAAGTCGATATAATCAGGTATATTCAACAGCACACGACGATTCCCGTACCATTTGTCCTGCACTGGGGCACTAAAGAGGAGAATCCTCTCGGCCTTGGTCCATTTATCATCATGGAATACATTGACCATGTAATGGACCTGAGCGACGTCCTTAATACCCCTGGATTTACGATTAAGGATCGTCCAATTCTCGACCCACACGTTGATGACGCCAAGCTTGAAATACTATACGGGCAGTTTGCGGATATTTTGCTTCAGTTGTCCACGCTACGGCTGCCTAGGATAGGATCATTGGTCCAGACTGACGATTTCACTTGGGAGGTGGCGCAAAGACCCTTATCCTATAATGCGAACGAACTCGTCCGTCTAGGGACTTTACCACGCTCGAAGTTGCCAAGGGTGAACGAAACTTTTCCATCAGCGTTATCCTACTTCAATACACTGGCAGATCTCCACCTCGACCATCTCACACACCAACAAAACGATGCCATCGATTCCGCAGACGACTGTCGACGAAGGTATATTGCAAGATTATTGTTCCGCAAGCTCGCTAACGACGGTCGCTTCACGACTTCTTCCACGAATCTCGGACCATTTAACATCTGGTGTGACGATCTTCGGCCCTCTAACGTCTTGATCAACGAACATCTTCGAATTGTAGGGGTTGTGGACTGGGAATTCACTTATGCTGCACCAGTGGAGTTCTCTCACGCCCCACCGTGGTGGCTGCTTCTTGAGCAGCCAGAGTATTGGTCGGATGGGATGGAAGCGTGGACGAAGGTGTATGAATCACGCCTGCAGACGTTCTTGAAGGTGCTACGCGAACAGGAGGACATGGCCATAGACCGCGGTAGACTGAAGGATGACCAAAGGCTTTCCACTCCAATGCAGCAAAGCTGGGAGAGCGGTGATTTTTGGGTCACTTATGCGGCGAGGAAAAACTTCGCCTTCGATGCTGTATTCTGGAAAAAGCTTGATGGCCGATTCTTCGGACCCGGAACGAGCACCGACGACGACCGTTGGAAAGAACGGATAGACCTTCTTACCGAAGACGAAAGAGCAAACATGGCAAAGGTAGTCgagaagaaactggaagAAACGAAAACAAGGGTTTTAGCCTGGGAGCCCGATGAGGTGGACCTGAAGATCTCGGGCTAG
- a CDS encoding phosphotransferase family protein translates to MPPVNPSVVPSPAQNFDVKALINLISSARSLFSMPLLLSRAFSGSLTIQALIIDPNLAGRAKALRTQHITLVLIERYLPSSPSMASNEETSFQLGISASNAGPLQEQGKASGERRGKSYGPESFKIPNAAEETRLTEAAKVSAEKRQHITENISKEYRKS, encoded by the exons ATGCCGCCTGTAAATCCTAGCGTCGTACCATCGCCTGCTCAAAACTTTGATGTTAAGGCACTAATTAACTTGATTTCTTCGGCTCGATCACTGTTTTCGATGCCACTCTTGCTCTCTCGAGCATTTAGCGGATCTCTCACA ATTCAAGCTCTAATTATAGACCCGAATCTGGCTGGAAGAGCAAAGGCGCTTAGA ACCCAGCACATTACCTTGGTCTTGATAGAAAG ATACCTACCAAGCTCCCCCAGCATGGCGTCAAATGAGGAGACCAGCTTCCAGCTTGGTATTTCAGCATCGAACGCAGGCCCCCTCCAGGAGCAGGGCAAGGCTTCTGGGGAACGCCGCGGCAAATCCTACGGTCCAGAATCGTTTAAAATTCCCAATGCCGCCGAGGAAACCCGGCTCACCGAGGCCGCAAAAGTATCCGCCGAGAAGCGCCAGCACATCACCGAGAATATCTCTAAGGAATATCGGAAGAGTTAA